The Medicago truncatula cultivar Jemalong A17 chromosome 7, MtrunA17r5.0-ANR, whole genome shotgun sequence genome includes the window TTGTGCTACactaaataaaatttcaaaacagaAAAGTGATGAATTATTAATTGCTAAGTATCtatcaatatataaatttcaGCTCAGAATATTAATGTGGCAGTAGAAAAACATACCTAAATGAGATTGATAATTTCTTTTCTTGATCTTCTCAAGATTCTGAGACAAAAAGATGGAAATATAGATGAATAAAACAATGTATActtcaagaaaaatatatggtTGCTATATTTCAAGATGATGTTGCAGTTGCACTTGCCTTGTCAATAACTCTTCTTCCTCAATATTTATCTATGGATGAATCTTGATTTCAAAGCATGAAGATGGGTGAATACCAGAGTGAAGAATATGCTATGAGCACTTCAAGATAAAAACTATGGATGGATATATTTAACTAGCTAGTTTGgtatgctatatatatatatatatatatatgtgtgtgtttcCCATGTGGTTATGTAAGGTGTGATGACATAATATtgaaaggaaaagagaaagaaggaaGTTAAGATAATCAGAAagtgtttttggattttgtatAACCAATTATAACTACCAAACTAATTAACCAACTCCTGTTTTGTTTGTTATGAAAAACCTAACTGAATTGCAACTGATTTTGCATTAGTTAGTTATTCATCTCTTTGTTGAGTTTTGTATCACGTCATGTAtttggagaaagaaaaacaaatgcaTTTTGTTTGTTATATGTTAAAGAAGTCTTTGTACTTTATACGTCTAAATCCAAAATTTTAGGATgttaaacaaaattacaaaaacttCATTTTATTTGGTATGTTAAAGAAATGTTTCTGAATCAAATACttatcctaaaataaaataagaaacacCTCCAGAAAAACAAAGTTtcttttgacccaaaaaaaaaaaagttcctgAATTATATTTCCAACCTTgggcagattttttttttctttttcggaTACGTGTTAAATTCCTGATTTTGGCATGTGTTATTTCTGTCACGAATCCGGAAACATGTTGTTTCCTGAtggttaaaaattaataatatgatttttgttCACATAATCTTACCAGTATGACCAGATACTTGCGACACACACAATCTCCTCCAACTTGCAAAGACAGAACTAACAGACATGCAGACTGCAAAAAGATTAGGAGATTGAAAATTCTAGACAGAATTGTTTGTGTCATGTCAAATAATGATGAAGAAAGGAATGATGATGATCTCTATAAGAGTGTTATAAGATTTATTGAAGATTTATGGGAGAGATATCAATGGATGTGTAAGTTTAAGACTAAATTAAAAAGGTGTGGTGTATGTATTATATAGGTATGCTGatagtattaattaataaatgagGTTTAATTTTTAAGTCAATTAGtaagacattaaaaaaattgattgaaggAACCAatttaattcatcaaaattaaGCCAATTGAATTGACAAACGGGTTTGATCCGGTTTCCAACACACTGGgatatttgttagcattttccgtagttttttttattttttgaggtgTGCATTTTAAACAGATAAACGGTTTCATTTTCCCCCTTGAAAAGTGTGGCATAAATTGCGTATAGTGCCACTCACATTCGACGTGCTAACTGCATTTAGATTTATCTCCATGTAGAATTGATGGAGTGAAATTATTTTGGTATACAGAGCAGTTTGATTCATAATAGAACACAACAgtaacttaacataaccatggGAATAAGTTGAACAATAATTTGAGAAACATAGGACAACGTTTAATAAATTCACCGATCAATAGAATCCAGGATCAAATACAACCATAAGTCCTAGAAACTTAAATATTACACAACCTTTAAACAAACCGATTACGAAGTTTTAACGATCAAAATAGGACATCTAAAAAACCACAAACTGAAATTCAAATCAACATAGTAGATGTAATCATTCGGAAAGCTCAATCTTCACACACGCCAACTTTGGCGGCTTGGTTGTTGAACACGATCAATCTTCAATGCTCTCACCCGATCTTTTTGAACCTGACTTGCTAGTCGAAGTTTCTTGAGTATCAGTTTTCACCAAATCAGTAGCCTTCTCAGTTGAATCAatataatcaaaggccttcccaTCAACCTGTAAAGTATTCTCATCAGCCGTTTCAGTCACAATGATGTCGTTTTTATCCTCTCCTCATACAGTCACAAATTCCCTTAAATATCAATGTTTCCTCAAAATTTGATAGAAGAATTTGATTGCTGAATTTGCTACTATTTTTTATTGCTTAAGTTGAAAGTGACAGCCCTCCATATTGCCAAGACTAGATTTGCATAAAAGCAAGTCAAAATCATAGCTGGAATGATCAGAAATCATTACAAGATGTAGTTTTAGAACAGCAAACTCAAGATGTGTATGACAAGCAACCTGTACTTGTTCGAGTGATATTATGATCTCACGCAAGACTAAGATTGCAAAAACATGTATGATGTACCTGTGCTACATTTATGCTATCAAGGTGGAACTGGAATATTTTTCTACGAGCTGAAACAGCATTATAACATGCCGTTACATTATCATAATGTTGTGCATTTGGATGTTATCACATCATTTAACCTGGAAAGTGCCTCtgtaaaagaagaagaaaaaaaactgaccaagcttttttttaatttagtttggATGTTGTGAATTATAACAATCGACACACGGATAAAATGAATAATATGAAACTGGTATGAGTAACTGACCTCCGACAAGGGGTTTGAAAACAGATCCACCAAACTCAGCACAAACACCTGCCTGAGAAGATATTCAATTTTTGCTTTGAGAAAATTTGTGTACCTCACTTAAATAACAAAGATAAGGAACCTCTCGAACATCTGAACATTGATCATTGCAAGCTTCAAGCAATAATGGAAGAAATGAACCATAATATCTGTAGCAACATAAAGAATTTAAAATCCAGAACCATTCcagataaaggaaaaaaaaatattctgcATCAACTTATAGAGAACTCCCGAAGAATAAAAGAAAGAGGAGAGAGCTCTTTTCTTGTGAGGGAAGGGGATTTCTTACTTGTGAGCTGCTTCGCCGCAGTGCTCAGCAACATCAAATATACAAATGGCAATCCTCCTTTCCTCTGAGGTTTTGTCTTTACCCTGATTATTAGTTGTGAACAAGGGGAGATTTTGATTCAGGTTACATGACTTACGTCTCTAGAGACCATAATATAAGGAAATTTCGCTTGTCTAAAcaaatattgaaagaaaaattccAGATTTCTTTACATTCTTTAAAAGatcaatatataaaaacataaacaaacaaaagataataaataaaaatcacagAATCTCATCTAATAATATTTAGAGTGGGAATTAAAATTAGGCTGCACAATATTTGCGATTCTGTGAACtcctaaaattaaattttatgttagCCAAGCAACCACCACGATGTTAAGTCTAACCATTGAGCTGCAAAAATGTAGACACACTAAGACAGTTGACACTACTCAACATTGATCTCTCAGTGTCTAGAGAACTATCATGCAATGATAAGCAAAGCAACCACCACATAAGGCCACACAGTCAGCACTCTGAGCACCATGGAGAAGATTAGATTAGTAGTAGAAATTCTTGAGATGCTCCCACAACCCTATGAATGCTAGCGACCATGCAATGATTGAACAAACTTCTTATAGTGAAGAACAACTGATAGTGTCATGTTGCAACAACTATTTGATAGTTTATCGTTCAAGGTcttccttttttgtttgtttgtgttgtttGAAGGTTAGGGATCTTAAATGTTACCTTCACCCCGCAACATTTTTCTCGACAAGTCCAACAATGATGCTAGATTAATGGTAAGGTTCTTTTCTCTATAAAGTTTCAACATGTGATTTTAATCTCTAAACAATAGACTCACTATAAAGTTCAAAGTTGAGATGTGATATCAGCTTCGAGGTACAACAAATATTCGACCCAACACTTTGACTAGACCAACTATAGGTTTAGATTCCAGCCCGGGGGACATATGATTCAAGAGGCTGAAGCTTATGGGTTTTAAAGTCCATTCATTATTTGGCTTAAACAAATGGATTATCAGAATGTGGAAATTGAATTGGACTGTCACAAATAGTAATGGAAATATTAAAGGAATAGGTGGAGTACGAGACTGAGTTCAGAAATATTGTAAGCTCGTGCCGAACTGTTATAGATCAATGTAATGTAATAACTTTAAATTATGTTAGGAGACAAGTTAATCGCATTGCTCACTTTCTAGCAAAaacatctcattttttttattagtcgCCAAGTTTTTGATTATATGCTTGCTTACTTGAATTGCGatatcattattaatttgaaaTGCATTAAGAGTTCTTCCGtcacaaataaatatataaatttgattaatcaaaagaaacaaaaaataaattcaaactaGGATTTTGGTTTAATGCTGCAAATCTCATTTTATTCAATAATGTGCAAGCAACTATGTACAATATAACCATAACACTAGTATTTCACTAATGGAACTTTTTCTAAACTGAATTTGTCTATAAAGTGAGAAATAAGGGATATATTTACCCACCCTTTTACTTGCTCACtttaaacacaaacacaaacacaatgaAGAAAGAGTCTTCTATAGTTTCCTTCATATTTCAATTCCACGTTTCTTGGGACGCCGTTCTTCAAGCTCCTCATGATACTCATAAGCCAATCCACCATGGCTAGTTAAATCCAATCCAGACATCTCTTCCTCATGTGAACTCCTAAGCAAATTCAATTTATGAAGAATAAAAAACAAGGTTCCCATAGTAACACTCACCCAAACAACAATGGccaaaatttgaaccaaatgtgCAGCCAATAATCTTCCACCACCTCCCAACAACAAACCATAAGGCCTATCAGGAGAACCGCCATAAACTTCCTTAACATATTGTTTCTTAGCAAACAAAGCAGTGAAAATAATCCCCCAAGTACCACACCCACCATGAAGTTGTGCAGCTTCAAGAGGATCATCATATTGAAACTTCTCAGCTAACATATTGCATCCAATCAAAACCCAAGCGGCAATGAATCCACAAATAATTGCAGCCCAAGGATCAACAACAGAACAACCTGCAGTTATAGCAGCAAAACCACCTAACAAACCATTACAAACATCAGTAACATTCCAATGACCTGTTTGCAAACGTTTCCCAAACAAAGTAGTGAGTGCTGCTGTGCATCCAGCCAATGTAGTTGTCACAGCTGTTCTCCCAATAGCACTCCATTGACCATAGTAATTACCACTTTCACCataaattttcaagatgttGAGAAAAGAACCAGGGTTAAAACCATACCAACCAAACCAAAGTAAAAATGTTCCCATAACAACTAAAGTACCACTATGTCCTCTCATTGAAACACCCTTACCTTCATGATCAAATCTACCAATTCTTGGTCCTTCAATCAAAGCACCCCAAAAACCAGCAACTGCACCAACTAAATGAACGACACCACAACCAGCAAAATCAATAACACCGGAACCAAACAAAAGATTTTCAGACCGAACCGGACTACCCCAACCATCAGCAGACCAAAACCAATGAGCAACAATCGGATAAACTAAACCTGTTAGAAAAGACGaataaatcaaataagaaaCAAATTGTGTTCTCTCAGCAATTGAACCACTAGTGATTCCTGCTGAAGCAATTGCAAAAGCCCATTGATATAGAAAATATCCATAATCAAAAGACTGAGAAGGAAAATCACTAAGACCGAAAAAATGTTTTCCAATGAAACCATTAGAAGGTGTgccgaaagcaaaggcaaaccCGAAAATATAGAAAAAGATGCCGCCTGTGGCTGCATCAAGAACATTGGTTAACATAATATTCATGGTGTTTTTGGCACGAACGGAACCTGCACAAAGCATGGCAAAACCGAGTTGCATGGCAAAAACAAGgtaagaagagaagagaaggtaGGTGTTGTCAACGGCATAGGTTGTGTCAATGAATTTGTTTGCAACGGCATTAAAGCCGTTGCAGATGTATTCGGCAGCGGCTGTGGAATTTGCACCACTGCCGAGGAGAGTGTTGAGGTCGGAGGCGGAGCAGGTGAAAGAAGCCATCGTGAACTGAACTAGAATATAGGATCTGTGGGGTGAAGAATAATGGTGTTGTGGTATGGTATGTTGGTATAAATAGTGAAGATTTGAACGGAATCTTGCGTTTAATATGGTGAAACGTAACTGGAACCAGCGTGCATATTTTTACTTTcgatttttcaaaacaaaaaaagattcattcattttacaaaaaagatactttttttttataaaaaagaagatattaATAAGTAGTCAAAGATattgttcaaaaaatttaaactaaatttattaataattttaaactgaaaattattatttactttttttgaaataaattttaaactgAAAATTAAGAAGTAACTAAAATAGGAGAATTAATATTTGACCAATGactatattcaattattcacgtAGATAGCTAGATTAGTTTTGACCTTTTTCTTCACTCAAAGAGTATAATACTGTTTCCATTTGACTCAATTCAAAATCAACCATAGACTATTTTGTGCAAcatcttttttggtttttattaTACAACGGTGGTGATTGATGACAATTTATCatgaaatttttctgttttaaacATTACTCCTAAaaccaatataatttttttttaaaatgcatgGTTTTTCTTTGGTCAAGAAATGTTGGTCTTAAATTcatctgaaaaaaaaatacaaattagtcGGTCCAGTTAAGAACTTTCATAAATGATTAATGTGCATTTTCATATCCATTCATGCTCATTCTCTCATGCTTTCTATCATGTCTTAATCTCAACCATTCATTCAACACATTTTGCTCGCGTTCAATTGAACTTCTCAAAATATCACtgtaacttaagtcacgctgcgtgagttaactcacacaaaTTATAATCCAAGTACGCTCAAAAACAACATGAGTCAGCTTCTAAAGTGCACTGTATAATATCGGATTTTTCAATCTCAATATATTCTTTCTCTACACGTCTCAATTTCTAGCATCTTATCAACCGAAGATCACTGTATAATATTGGAATTTGCAATTGACCAAAGATCCCATGAAATTTGTAATTGACCAAggggaaaagaaaaggaaagagcTATAATTTGTTTCGTAGTGCTGTACAATATCAAGGAGAAAAGAATAAACATTTTTACCTGCTAGCAATCATCTCCAGTAATTTAAGCGAGAGATATATAAAAAAGGCAAAATAGTGCAATCATAGATTGAAAATTGGCTTCATGAGTTTCAGAAGCTAAATCTATTTCTCAGGCAGAAATATAACGTGCGTGAGTTAAGTTGCGCAGATTTTAACATTTGTGTTAGTTAAGTAACGCATGTGTATTTTCAATATTTCAGTTGAGCGCGAGTAAAAtgtgttgggagaagagcagtAATCAAAAACTCCTAGAAtgcatctttaaaaaaaaaaaaaaaaaaaaactcctagAATGCAATTCTCCTACTCCTTATATCAACCTCCCATAAAAGGTCAATcaatttctttcctaaaaagaaagaatattctaattaatgtttttaatttgaaattcaaatatcGACATTCACTTAATGTATTTAATAACATTTCAGTTAAATGATATAggacactttaaaaaaaaaaaaaaaaaaaaaaaaaaacttagaactAATTTAAGGGGTCTAATCCTACCGCCTAATTATACAACCATGATTCATGCAAAATTGCTTTCCTTAGCTGAACttgatttttcatttatctttttttttagagaatcatttatcttctttttttttttttaacgttaTTTTCAAGTATAAAATGCAAATACAAATATGGATgaaagactaaaataaaaagattcatTTCATTCTATAGTATGCAATCCTAGATGCGATTCTCCTATTCCTTATGTCAACCTCCCATAAAAACTAGTAATAAATTTCATTACAGAGATGAAAGAATATTCTAActaatgttatttaatttgaaaTGATAACATTAGTTTTGCTAAAATGATATGGGACAGCTGATTTACAATTATACAAccattattgaattattgatTCATTTCTTGTAATGGAATATTGATACCAGTTTTgctaaaaaagaaattagaaaaagtTTATATAAGTCGAATTCTAGGCTAATCTTAGTTAGAAAAAATCTcaagactaaaaataaaaataaaaaaatactgaCCTAGCTATTTATATATGGAAAGTGTTGTATAAAGCGACAAGTTGAATCACGAAAGGTTCACGACCGTTTAAAATACTACTgcattttctttccaaaaaaaaaaaactactgcATTTATTGTTGACGACATCATGTTTGGTAAGTGggagaactttttttttttttgttatcaaagAAATTTGCAATTCGTGAAGCCTTGGTTGATTATTTTCTCGGGATATATAGCAATCCTCTTTATATATTACCAGTCAACGAAATTGACAATCCCATTTACAACAATGTCATATCTCATAGACGGATGAGTGTTGTCTTTACGAAAAATGGTTTTGCTATCTAAAAACTCTAACGACACAACTTGTTATTTGCTTGCATTATATTCTGTGTAATTAATCCTTATGGGTGGTTTGGTGCACGTGATAGGAAGACAGGATATGATAAaactatcatatcatatttcaatttgttgttTGGTGCGCCAATAGAAAAGGATAACTTAAACCCATTTATAATCCTATCCTACTCAtcctttgttatttttatccttAGTTTTTGGTGGGTTAGAATTATCCTATCATGATTAGCACttaaattcttattttgccCTCTCTTTCAATTCATCACTTATGTTCTCCATACTCTCCGTCCATCTACATATACCTCTTCCTCCATAACTCTTCAACGACATATCTTCTATTTGTTACAGACCTGACCTCAATTCCACCCTACAATCACCTTTTCCTCGATTTGTTTAACTTTTTGTGTGTTTCTTTCTTGATAGTCTATTTTGTATTCAAGTCAAATTTGAAAAGAGATGAAATAGAGAGCTTAGGAATTTCGTATTATCTTCAACAGAGACAACAATTAGTTGGGTTAAGAGTTTAGATTGTAACTGTAAAAAATTTATAGGTTTCTGCTGgcgtatgaattttttttttacaagttagAGTTACACAAAGGGGATTTGATAGAACTTTGTAATTGAAAAAGGAAGAAGACAgtaagcaattttttttaattgaagaagccattaaatttctttttaatttttcattaagaATGAAGATGACGACATCTCTAAACATAGGAAGAAGACGAttgacaaatttattttataactttgtataattaattacaGGGTAATTATGTCATTTAATTGTGATATGTATGATATCATATTTCTTATCATGTGTGCACCAAACATATGATAG containing:
- the LOC11440466 gene encoding ammonium transporter 1 member 4; this encodes MASFTCSASDLNTLLGSGANSTAAAEYICNGFNAVANKFIDTTYAVDNTYLLFSSYLVFAMQLGFAMLCAGSVRAKNTMNIMLTNVLDAATGGIFFYIFGFAFAFGTPSNGFIGKHFFGLSDFPSQSFDYGYFLYQWAFAIASAGITSGSIAERTQFVSYLIYSSFLTGLVYPIVAHWFWSADGWGSPVRSENLLFGSGVIDFAGCGVVHLVGAVAGFWGALIEGPRIGRFDHEGKGVSMRGHSGTLVVMGTFLLWFGWYGFNPGSFLNILKIYGESGNYYGQWSAIGRTAVTTTLAGCTAALTTLFGKRLQTGHWNVTDVCNGLLGGFAAITAGCSVVDPWAAIICGFIAAWVLIGCNMLAEKFQYDDPLEAAQLHGGCGTWGIIFTALFAKKQYVKEVYGGSPDRPYGLLLGGGGRLLAAHLVQILAIVVWVSVTMGTLFFILHKLNLLRSSHEEEMSGLDLTSHGGLAYEYHEELEERRPKKRGIEI